Proteins from one Halovivax limisalsi genomic window:
- a CDS encoding Gfo/Idh/MocA family protein — MSEANAGERTRVGVVGLGGMGRLHASTFEEAGATIVAGVDITEDAREEFAESFDAAVYEHHEALLADGPVDAIVVTTPNRFHESIAVAALEADVSVLVEKPLAHSLESAQRIADAAAESRATCMVGFHNRHAAATQLFDAQRARDRFGTIRHVEANYIRRRGIPGTGSWFTDPSLSGGGALIDIGVHALDLALYTMGFPDIVEVSGTTRAGIGGRDEYADPDGFSGGWDATEGSYDVEESVSAFLRSADGRTISLEAAWATNRDPSMDFYVRGDEAGAHYEIGDSECRVLDTGVSGVDHYEDVVLSGDSSVAGYRAQDERFLASVRSGRPISSNTISEALQVQRIIDAIYESAAQNRAVRLDPIERPVTSSQPVSHPNVQ; from the coding sequence GTGAGCGAGGCGAACGCGGGCGAGCGAACCCGCGTCGGGGTGGTCGGTCTCGGCGGAATGGGTCGCCTGCACGCCTCGACGTTCGAGGAAGCGGGTGCGACGATCGTCGCCGGGGTCGACATCACCGAGGACGCGCGCGAGGAGTTCGCCGAATCGTTCGACGCCGCGGTCTACGAGCACCACGAGGCGTTACTGGCCGACGGACCGGTCGACGCCATCGTCGTGACGACACCCAACCGGTTTCACGAATCGATTGCCGTCGCCGCGCTCGAGGCGGACGTTTCGGTCCTCGTCGAGAAGCCGCTCGCCCACTCCCTCGAGAGCGCTCAGCGGATCGCCGACGCCGCCGCCGAATCCCGAGCCACGTGCATGGTCGGATTTCACAACCGTCACGCCGCCGCGACCCAATTGTTCGACGCACAGCGCGCCCGGGACCGGTTCGGCACGATTCGCCACGTCGAGGCGAACTACATCCGTCGCCGCGGAATCCCTGGCACTGGATCGTGGTTCACCGATCCCTCGCTCTCGGGCGGCGGCGCGCTCATCGACATCGGCGTGCACGCGCTCGACCTCGCGCTCTACACGATGGGCTTTCCCGACATCGTCGAGGTGTCGGGCACGACGCGCGCGGGCATCGGCGGTCGGGACGAGTACGCCGATCCCGACGGGTTCAGCGGCGGTTGGGACGCTACAGAGGGATCGTACGACGTCGAAGAATCGGTCTCGGCCTTCCTACGGAGCGCGGACGGACGGACGATATCGCTGGAAGCGGCGTGGGCGACGAACCGCGACCCGTCGATGGACTTCTACGTCCGCGGCGACGAAGCCGGCGCCCACTACGAGATCGGCGACTCGGAGTGTCGCGTCCTGGATACGGGCGTCTCGGGCGTCGACCACTACGAAGACGTCGTCCTCTCGGGTGACTCCTCCGTCGCCGGCTACCGCGCCCAAGACGAACGCTTCCTCGCGAGCGTCCGCTCGGGCCGTCCGATCTCTTCGAACACGATATCCGAGGCGCTACAGGTCCAGCGAATCATCGACGCGATCTACGAATCGGCCGCACAGAACCGGGCCGTGCGCCTCGACCCGATCGAACGGCCGGTGACCAGTTCCCAACCGGTATCACACCCGAACGTCCAGTAA
- a CDS encoding Mrp/NBP35 family ATP-binding protein: MDEEAVRDRLSEIDDPMLGDDLVSLGLVNDVTVDAETVSIDLALGAPYSPAETELAGTIQEAFEDTEYAVDLSASVPGRDDARPEEAVLPNVKNVIAVASGKGGVGKSTVAVNVAAGLASRGARVGLFDADVYGPNVPRMVDADEPPMATEDETLVPPEKYGVKLMSMAFLTGEDDPVIWRGPMVHKVITQLTEDVEWGHLDYLVVDLPPGTGDTQLTMLQTMPVTGAVIVTTPQDVALDDARKGLEMFAKHETVVLGIVENMATFACPDCGSQHDIFGAGGGSEFAEIHDMPFLGSIPLDPAVRAGGDAGEPTVLAESETGEAFRDVTNAVADNVGVVHRRAVSEADDAAAPTPDDD; the protein is encoded by the coding sequence ATGGACGAGGAAGCGGTACGCGACCGGCTCAGCGAGATCGACGACCCGATGCTCGGGGACGACCTCGTCTCGCTCGGGCTCGTCAACGACGTCACCGTCGACGCCGAGACGGTGTCGATCGATCTCGCGCTCGGCGCGCCGTACTCGCCGGCCGAGACGGAGCTGGCGGGCACGATCCAGGAGGCGTTCGAGGACACCGAGTACGCGGTCGACCTCTCGGCGAGCGTCCCCGGCCGGGACGACGCTCGCCCCGAGGAGGCCGTGCTCCCGAACGTCAAGAACGTCATCGCCGTTGCTTCCGGGAAAGGCGGCGTCGGGAAGTCGACCGTGGCCGTGAACGTCGCGGCGGGCCTGGCCAGCCGCGGCGCCCGCGTCGGCCTCTTCGACGCGGACGTCTACGGCCCGAACGTCCCGCGGATGGTCGACGCCGACGAACCGCCGATGGCGACCGAGGACGAGACGCTCGTCCCGCCCGAGAAGTACGGCGTGAAACTGATGAGCATGGCCTTCCTCACCGGCGAGGACGACCCCGTCATCTGGCGCGGCCCGATGGTCCACAAGGTGATCACGCAACTCACCGAGGACGTCGAGTGGGGCCACCTCGACTACCTCGTCGTCGACCTCCCGCCCGGGACGGGCGATACGCAGCTGACGATGCTGCAGACGATGCCGGTGACCGGCGCCGTGATCGTCACGACCCCCCAGGACGTGGCGCTCGACGACGCACGGAAGGGACTCGAGATGTTCGCCAAACACGAGACGGTCGTCCTTGGCATCGTCGAGAACATGGCCACGTTCGCCTGTCCCGACTGCGGGAGTCAACACGACATCTTCGGCGCCGGCGGCGGGTCGGAGTTCGCCGAGATCCACGACATGCCGTTTCTCGGCTCGATCCCGCTCGACCCCGCCGTGCGGGCTGGCGGCGACGCAGGTGAACCGACGGTCCTGGCCGAGAGCGAGACGGGCGAGGCGTTTCGCGACGTGACGAACGCCGTCGCGGACAACGTCGGGGTCGTCCACCGACGCGCCGTCTCCGAGGCGGACGACGCCGCGGCGCCGACGCCGGACGACGATTGA
- a CDS encoding TIGR00341 family protein produces the protein MRVVQLYVPRGERSSILATLESEAVEYGLTEETSDSAFEAIVSVPVPVDGVDSLLSRLHADGLHDDVRIVVMGVEASVSGDPDADRSRYAPTQLSRAEIRAQAISLAPAASTFFALLVLSSIIATAGLLTDSTATIIGAMVVAPLMGPALAASVGVVVHDESLASRGIALQAGGLFVTVLTAALVGWALRGTVLLPPGLDITTIPAVEERITPTLLSLFLALGSGAAAVVSLTRDVGSVLVGVAIAVALVPPAATAGLGIAWWHPTVVLTAGTLVLVNLLAINLTALVMLWLLGYRPYEVERVDRAVSRLRARVAIFIVAIAVLTVILAVVTYGTYQVAALTHDVDRELAAMSDDPAFEEVTFHEVAVEYEVHDVVADRPAAVTVLVERPPGEAEPPDFAERVRTRLAAVVDAELDVTVELIDTQRSRPERTAAPTSNPIRVTRIDATPLRGGVRPQ, from the coding sequence ATGCGAGTCGTGCAGTTGTACGTCCCACGCGGTGAGCGATCGTCGATCCTTGCAACGCTCGAAAGCGAGGCGGTCGAGTACGGCCTAACGGAGGAAACCAGCGACAGCGCCTTCGAAGCGATCGTCTCGGTCCCGGTACCGGTCGACGGCGTCGATTCGCTCCTTTCGCGCTTGCACGCCGATGGACTCCACGACGACGTCAGGATCGTCGTGATGGGCGTGGAAGCGTCCGTCTCCGGCGATCCGGACGCCGATCGGTCCAGGTACGCTCCCACCCAACTGTCGCGAGCGGAGATCCGGGCACAAGCGATATCGCTGGCCCCGGCGGCCTCGACGTTCTTCGCGTTGCTCGTCCTCTCGAGTATCATCGCGACCGCGGGGTTGCTGACCGACTCGACCGCGACGATCATCGGCGCGATGGTCGTCGCCCCGTTGATGGGGCCGGCGCTGGCGGCGAGCGTCGGCGTCGTCGTGCACGACGAATCGCTCGCATCGCGCGGGATCGCGCTCCAGGCGGGCGGGCTTTTCGTCACCGTACTGACCGCCGCGCTCGTCGGGTGGGCGCTCCGCGGGACGGTCTTGCTGCCCCCTGGGCTCGACATTACGACTATCCCAGCCGTCGAAGAGCGCATCACGCCGACGCTCCTGTCGCTGTTTCTCGCCCTGGGATCCGGCGCCGCCGCGGTCGTCAGCCTCACGCGGGACGTCGGCTCCGTGCTGGTCGGCGTCGCCATCGCCGTCGCGCTGGTGCCGCCGGCGGCGACGGCGGGCCTCGGGATCGCGTGGTGGCATCCGACCGTCGTCCTCACGGCGGGAACGCTCGTGCTGGTCAACCTGCTGGCGATCAACCTCACGGCGCTCGTGATGCTGTGGCTGCTCGGCTACCGGCCCTACGAGGTCGAACGGGTGGACCGGGCCGTTAGTCGACTTCGTGCGCGGGTGGCCATATTTATCGTCGCGATCGCCGTGCTCACCGTGATTCTGGCGGTCGTGACCTACGGCACGTACCAGGTCGCCGCGCTCACCCACGACGTCGACCGGGAACTCGCCGCGATGAGCGACGATCCGGCGTTCGAGGAGGTTACCTTTCACGAGGTCGCCGTCGAGTACGAGGTTCACGACGTCGTGGCCGATCGACCGGCCGCCGTGACGGTGCTCGTCGAACGACCGCCCGGCGAAGCCGAACCGCCGGATTTCGCCGAGCGCGTTCGAACGCGGCTGGCCGCCGTCGTGGACGCCGAGCTCGACGTCACGGTCGAACTGATCGATACGCAGCGCAGTCGTCCCGAACGGACGGCCGCACCAACGTCGAACCCGATCCGAGTCACTCGGATCGACGCGACCCCGCTACGAGGCGGCGTCCGTCCACAGTGA
- the psmB gene encoding archaeal proteasome endopeptidase complex subunit beta, producing MRTPTADFSDPSDGRSANTDPYSPELGSLPDNDVDASDLDNVNKTGTTTIGISTADGVVIATDMRASLGGRFVSNKNVQKVEQIHPTAALTMVGSVGGAQSFISSLRAEVNLYEARRGADMSIDALATLAGNFARGGPFFAIHPILGGVDDEGSHVYSIDPAGGVMEDDYTVTGSGMQLAYGHLEQTYEEGLSNDEAMTIAAQGIKSAAERDTGSGNGVYLCEITDEGVDIHGHHDFEEVL from the coding sequence ATGCGTACGCCCACAGCTGACTTCTCGGATCCGTCGGACGGCCGTTCCGCCAACACCGACCCGTACAGCCCCGAACTCGGCTCGCTCCCCGACAACGACGTCGACGCGAGCGACCTCGACAACGTGAACAAGACGGGGACGACGACGATCGGCATCTCCACCGCCGACGGCGTCGTGATCGCGACCGACATGCGCGCGAGCCTGGGCGGCCGCTTCGTCTCGAACAAGAACGTCCAGAAGGTCGAACAGATCCATCCCACGGCCGCTCTCACGATGGTCGGGAGCGTCGGCGGCGCCCAGTCGTTCATCTCCAGTCTCCGCGCGGAGGTGAACCTCTACGAAGCGCGCCGCGGCGCCGACATGAGCATCGACGCGCTTGCGACGCTGGCCGGCAACTTCGCCCGCGGCGGTCCCTTCTTCGCGATCCACCCGATCCTGGGCGGCGTCGACGACGAGGGGAGCCACGTCTACAGCATCGACCCCGCGGGAGGCGTCATGGAAGACGACTACACCGTCACCGGCTCCGGGATGCAACTGGCCTACGGTCACCTCGAACAGACCTACGAGGAGGGCCTGTCGAACGACGAGGCGATGACGATCGCCGCCCAGGGGATCAAATCCGCCGCCGAACGCGACACTGGCTCCGGCAACGGCGTCTACCTCTGTGAGATCACCGACGAGGGCGTCGACATTCACGGCCACCACGACTTCGAGGAAGTTCTGTAG
- a CDS encoding uracil-DNA glycosylase, which translates to MDVETRSNPFGMDEDCRNCPALCDTRESVVHGYGDVAADFLFVGERPGETADRTGVPFAGDEEFHPLTRTLGRLGLCDLTSDPARPHLEGAYLTYLTRCRHPDRVPTDEEVDTCEPYLDAEIRMINPELLIPVGQRALWRLGAEYTTRSADDLRIEDLHATTIRGRGFELVPMCDPREATESRRDEWVHAFADVMASDYRQTKGRRER; encoded by the coding sequence ATGGACGTCGAGACGCGGTCGAACCCGTTCGGAATGGACGAAGATTGCCGGAACTGCCCGGCCCTGTGTGACACCCGCGAGTCGGTGGTGCACGGCTACGGCGACGTGGCGGCGGACTTCCTGTTCGTCGGCGAGCGACCGGGCGAGACCGCCGACCGAACGGGCGTGCCCTTCGCTGGGGACGAGGAGTTCCATCCGCTCACTCGCACGCTCGGTCGCCTCGGGCTCTGCGATCTCACCAGCGACCCCGCGCGCCCGCACCTCGAGGGCGCGTATCTCACGTACCTGACGCGCTGTCGGCACCCGGATCGCGTCCCGACCGACGAGGAAGTCGACACTTGCGAACCGTACCTCGACGCCGAGATCCGGATGATCAACCCCGAACTGCTGATCCCGGTCGGCCAGCGAGCGCTCTGGCGATTGGGCGCGGAGTACACCACGCGATCGGCCGACGACCTCCGGATCGAGGACCTCCACGCGACGACGATCAGGGGGCGCGGGTTCGAACTCGTCCCGATGTGCGATCCGCGGGAGGCGACCGAGTCCCGGCGAGACGAGTGGGTTCACGCGTTCGCCGACGTTATGGCGTCGGATTACCGCCAGACGAAGGGCCGACGCGAACGGTAG
- a CDS encoding translation initiation factor eIF-2B: protein MIDETAEEIRRMQTHSSSAVAIRATRALESLLDREYATVEAFHTTLEQNANVLKRANPSHASLQNALRKVVDEVTESDPADVEEATSVARAVIEDVAARIESGKHRAAANAASILANDDVLLTHDYSTTVLEAVELATDQGATFDLYVTEARPRYIGRRAAREFATIEGVDVTLITDAAGGYHLAECDRVVVGMDCIVDDVLYNRVGTFPLAAAAAQLDVPVTVLGAASKLITQGFVFENEFRDGNEVLLEPATEFDVSNPAYDATPVSLIESVVTDEGRRTFDEE from the coding sequence ATGATCGACGAGACGGCAGAGGAGATCCGTCGGATGCAGACTCACAGTTCGTCTGCGGTCGCGATCCGGGCGACGCGCGCGCTCGAATCGCTGCTCGATCGCGAGTACGCGACCGTCGAAGCGTTCCACACGACCCTCGAGCAGAACGCGAACGTGCTCAAGCGGGCGAACCCGTCCCACGCCTCGCTCCAGAACGCCCTCCGGAAGGTCGTCGACGAGGTGACCGAGAGCGACCCCGCCGACGTCGAGGAGGCGACCTCGGTCGCGCGCGCCGTCATCGAGGACGTCGCGGCTCGAATCGAGTCGGGGAAGCACCGGGCCGCGGCGAACGCCGCGTCGATCCTCGCGAACGACGACGTCCTCCTGACCCACGATTACTCGACGACGGTGCTCGAGGCGGTCGAGCTCGCGACCGACCAGGGCGCGACGTTCGACCTCTACGTGACCGAGGCGCGGCCGCGCTACATCGGGCGCAGGGCGGCTCGCGAGTTCGCGACGATCGAGGGGGTCGACGTGACCCTCATCACGGACGCCGCCGGCGGCTACCACCTCGCAGAGTGCGATCGGGTCGTCGTCGGCATGGACTGCATCGTCGACGACGTGCTGTACAACCGGGTGGGGACGTTCCCGCTCGCAGCCGCCGCGGCACAACTCGACGTTCCGGTCACGGTCCTGGGCGCGGCGTCGAAGCTGATCACGCAGGGATTCGTCTTCGAGAACGAGTTCCGCGACGGCAACGAGGTGCTCCTCGAGCCGGCGACCGAGTTCGACGTCTCGAACCCGGCCTACGACGCCACGCCCGTGTCGCTCATCGAGAGCGTCGTTACCGACGAGGGGCGGCGAACGTTCGACGAGGAGTGA